A stretch of Paenibacillus mucilaginosus 3016 DNA encodes these proteins:
- the sufU gene encoding Fe-S cluster assembly sulfur transfer protein SufU, protein MSQLDDLYRRVIMDHYKNPRNRGTFDEGEAVSINLNNPTCGDKIQLQMQVEDGRVKAAKFVGEGCSISLSSASMMTDAVKGKTLEEALEMAENFSGLMKGESVEFEYEDIESLSGVNKFPARIKCATLAWNALRKGIEQSKTQ, encoded by the coding sequence ATGTCTCAACTTGATGATTTGTACCGCCGCGTCATTATGGATCATTATAAAAATCCCCGGAACCGGGGAACCTTCGATGAAGGCGAAGCCGTCAGCATCAACCTGAACAACCCGACCTGTGGCGACAAAATCCAGCTGCAGATGCAGGTGGAGGACGGCCGGGTTAAGGCGGCGAAGTTCGTCGGAGAAGGCTGTTCGATCTCGCTGTCGTCCGCTTCCATGATGACCGATGCCGTCAAAGGCAAGACGCTGGAGGAAGCGCTGGAGATGGCCGAGAACTTCTCGGGTCTCATGAAGGGCGAGAGCGTCGAGTTTGAGTATGAGGATATCGAATCCCTGTCGGGCGTCAATAAATTCCCTGCGCGGATCAAGTGCGCAACCTTGGCCTGGAATGCTCTTCGCAAGGGCATCGAACAGTCCAAAACCCAGTAA
- the sufB gene encoding Fe-S cluster assembly protein SufB — protein MAKKMPEMEDYKYGFRDEHKAIFQSGKGLTKEIVTEISRMKGEPEWMLEFRLKSLEQFFKMEMPTWGGNMDDLDFNDIQYYVKPSEKQGKTWEEVPTEIKETFDKLGIPEAEQKFLAGVSAQYESEVVYHSMQKDLEDQGVLFMDTDTALREYPEIFRKYFGTVIPPSDNKFAALNSAVWSGGSFIYVPKGVKVEIPLQAYFRINSENMGQFERTLIVADEGSFVHYVEGCTAPVYSTNSLHSAVVEILCLKDSRVRYTTIQNWAPNIYNLVTKRAVAEENATMEWVDGNIGSKLTMKYPAVVLKGRGAKGMVLSIAVAGKGQHQDAGAKMTHLAPDTTSTIVSKSISKHGGKVTYRGLASFGRNSQGSKANIKCDTLIMDNESTSDTIPYNEIMNDNITLEHEATVSKVSEDQLFYLMSRGLSEAEATQMIVMGFIEPFTKELPMEYAVEMNRLIKFEMEGSIG, from the coding sequence ATGGCAAAGAAGATGCCGGAAATGGAAGATTACAAGTACGGTTTCCGCGACGAGCACAAAGCCATTTTCCAAAGTGGTAAAGGCTTGACCAAAGAAATCGTAACCGAAATCTCCCGCATGAAAGGCGAGCCCGAGTGGATGCTCGAGTTCCGACTGAAGTCGCTGGAGCAGTTCTTCAAGATGGAAATGCCGACTTGGGGCGGCAATATGGATGACCTTGACTTCAACGACATCCAGTACTATGTCAAGCCATCCGAGAAGCAGGGCAAAACGTGGGAGGAAGTTCCTACCGAGATCAAGGAAACCTTCGACAAGCTGGGGATCCCTGAAGCGGAACAGAAGTTCCTTGCGGGCGTATCCGCCCAGTACGAGTCCGAGGTCGTATACCACAGCATGCAGAAGGACCTGGAAGACCAGGGCGTTCTCTTCATGGATACGGACACGGCGCTGCGTGAGTATCCTGAGATTTTCCGCAAGTACTTCGGTACGGTCATCCCGCCAAGCGACAACAAGTTCGCTGCACTGAACAGCGCGGTATGGTCCGGCGGCTCCTTCATCTATGTTCCGAAGGGCGTCAAAGTGGAAATCCCGCTGCAGGCTTACTTCCGGATCAACTCCGAGAACATGGGCCAGTTCGAGCGTACGCTGATCGTAGCCGACGAAGGCAGCTTCGTACACTACGTGGAAGGCTGTACCGCTCCGGTATACAGCACGAACTCCCTGCACAGTGCCGTGGTTGAGATTTTGTGCCTTAAGGACTCCCGTGTACGTTACACGACGATCCAGAACTGGGCGCCGAACATCTATAACCTGGTTACGAAGCGTGCGGTTGCAGAAGAGAACGCCACGATGGAGTGGGTTGACGGCAACATCGGCTCCAAGCTGACGATGAAGTATCCTGCCGTAGTTCTCAAAGGCCGCGGCGCGAAGGGTATGGTTCTCTCCATCGCGGTAGCAGGCAAAGGCCAGCACCAGGATGCCGGTGCGAAGATGACGCACCTGGCGCCGGACACGACATCGACGATCGTATCGAAGTCGATCTCCAAGCATGGCGGTAAGGTAACGTACCGCGGTCTGGCTTCCTTCGGACGCAACTCGCAGGGCTCCAAGGCGAACATTAAGTGCGATACGCTCATCATGGATAACGAGTCGACATCCGATACGATTCCATACAACGAGATCATGAACGACAACATCACGCTGGAGCACGAAGCAACGGTTTCCAAGGTATCCGAGGATCAGCTCTTCTACCTGATGAGCCGCGGTCTGTCCGAAGCCGAAGCGACCCAGATGATCGTTATGGGCTTCATCGAGCCGTTCACGAAAGAACTGCCGATGGAGTACGCGGTCGAGATGAACCGTCTGATCAAGTTCGAGATGGAAGGATCTATCGGTTAA
- a CDS encoding site-specific integrase, which produces MAYYRKRGDTWEYRIKYVERQTGKQKEKTKGGFRTKKEAQHAAMEEASKINHFGFSENGSEKIDKFFEEWLETYKKPTVKPVTYSVQERNVRLNILPRWGKYRLKDITRNEYQKWINELKERYSEGTVRRIHSIFSSAMTDAVHEFNIIRENPVQKIKIPRDVETTEKVQYFTREQLDTFLDAVKEPVKHAKYQASIQYFALFTLLSRTGIRIGEALALTWDDINMDSSTITVNKTLVYPLNSAPYLSTPKSKMSNREIKLDEYTLKVLKRHKVNQKEVILQYVNYKPAKDNIVFHQHDGRWLRTNVVRDYFKAVCKRANLPVLSPHALRHSHAVHLLEAGANIKYVSERLGHASVKITADTYLHVTKKIEDDALALYEKYIQK; this is translated from the coding sequence ATGGCGTATTATCGAAAACGGGGAGATACGTGGGAGTACCGAATTAAATATGTCGAGAGACAAACAGGTAAACAGAAGGAAAAAACAAAAGGGGGATTCAGAACAAAGAAGGAAGCGCAGCATGCAGCAATGGAGGAAGCAAGCAAGATCAATCATTTTGGATTTAGTGAAAACGGATCTGAGAAGATAGACAAGTTTTTCGAAGAATGGTTAGAAACTTACAAAAAGCCTACTGTAAAACCCGTCACATATAGCGTTCAGGAACGCAACGTGAGATTAAATATTTTACCTCGATGGGGAAAATACAGACTAAAGGACATAACCAGGAATGAGTACCAAAAGTGGATCAATGAACTCAAGGAACGTTACAGCGAAGGGACAGTGCGGAGAATTCACAGCATTTTTTCTAGCGCCATGACGGATGCTGTTCATGAGTTCAACATAATACGGGAGAACCCAGTTCAAAAAATAAAAATCCCTAGAGACGTTGAAACGACTGAGAAAGTGCAGTACTTTACACGAGAGCAGTTAGATACGTTTTTGGACGCAGTAAAAGAGCCTGTGAAGCATGCGAAATATCAAGCATCCATTCAGTATTTCGCACTTTTTACGTTGTTATCCCGTACTGGCATTAGAATTGGTGAAGCTCTAGCCCTCACTTGGGATGATATAAATATGGATAGCTCTACTATTACCGTTAATAAAACTCTTGTCTACCCTCTTAACTCTGCCCCCTATCTCTCTACGCCAAAGTCTAAAATGAGTAACCGGGAGATCAAGCTAGACGAATACACTTTGAAGGTGTTAAAACGTCACAAAGTAAACCAAAAGGAAGTCATTTTGCAGTATGTAAATTATAAGCCTGCAAAAGACAATATTGTATTTCATCAGCATGATGGAAGATGGCTTCGTACTAATGTCGTTCGTGATTATTTTAAAGCCGTATGTAAAAGAGCAAACTTACCCGTTCTTTCCCCCCACGCACTTCGCCATTCTCACGCCGTCCACCTACTAGAAGCTGGTGCAAATATAAAATACGTGTCCGAACGACTTGGACACGCAAGCGTAAAAATAACCGCAGACACGTATCTACATGTCACAAAAAAAATAGAGGACGATGCACTCGCCCTCTACGAAAAATATATCCAAAAATAA
- a CDS encoding ImmA/IrrE family metallo-endopeptidase produces the protein MDLKKYQTTHLEDFVDNLYSRINIFRPEQLTIKDIAAALNIKIAYSSISFSSMRNGVLTVHINDQASEEEQWKQFLHELCHVKRHAGNQLKLHPLMRKWQEWDAENFVLYASIPFLMLRRISLPQDQHAAIELITNTFRVSAEMAYTRYHQIARRVYYSIWGGYTNGVLSKTGRYVGVPN, from the coding sequence ATGGATCTGAAGAAATACCAAACCACGCACTTGGAAGATTTCGTTGATAACCTGTATTCCCGTATTAACATTTTCCGCCCTGAACAATTGACAATCAAGGACATCGCCGCAGCACTAAATATAAAAATTGCTTATTCAAGCATAAGTTTTTCTTCTATGCGAAATGGAGTTCTAACTGTACATATAAATGATCAGGCATCTGAAGAGGAACAGTGGAAACAGTTTCTCCATGAACTTTGTCACGTTAAACGTCATGCAGGAAACCAATTGAAGCTCCACCCACTTATGCGTAAGTGGCAAGAATGGGACGCTGAAAATTTTGTTCTGTACGCAAGCATTCCATTTCTAATGCTACGTCGTATTAGCCTGCCTCAGGATCAACACGCAGCAATTGAGCTAATAACAAATACTTTTAGAGTATCAGCCGAGATGGCTTATACTAGATATCATCAAATTGCCCGTAGAGTTTACTATTCGATTTGGGGAGGGTATACAAATGGCGTATTATCGAAAACGGGGAGATACGTGGGAGTACCGAATTAA
- a CDS encoding DUF1829 domain-containing protein: MKGLIDELKKSYMNWLNEQTKITEIDGALEITSPLMDRHNDFLQFYVITNDNNKLHLTDDGYILNDLMSAGCDFKSKRRKDLLNTILAGYGVKLSEDNELISEASINNFPQKKHLFLQAMLAVNDMFMTSQTNVHNMFFEDVENFFLENNIRFSEQINLTGKSGLTHKFDFLIPRSKSRPERLISTVNSPTIDKAKSLLFAWGDSKDTRKEGTLMYTFLNDSTKTVKSDIILAFKEYDIKPVLWSNRNDVIEELSA, encoded by the coding sequence ATGAAAGGTCTTATAGATGAGTTAAAAAAATCATACATGAATTGGTTAAATGAACAGACAAAAATAACTGAAATAGATGGTGCGCTTGAAATAACCTCCCCCCTCATGGACAGACATAATGACTTTTTGCAATTTTACGTCATTACAAACGACAATAATAAATTACACTTAACAGATGATGGATATATTTTGAATGATTTAATGTCAGCGGGATGCGACTTTAAGAGTAAGCGCCGTAAGGATTTGCTTAACACAATTTTAGCGGGTTATGGTGTAAAATTATCGGAAGATAACGAATTAATCTCTGAAGCCTCCATAAATAACTTCCCACAAAAAAAACATTTGTTTTTGCAAGCGATGTTGGCAGTTAATGATATGTTTATGACCTCTCAAACAAATGTCCATAACATGTTTTTTGAGGATGTGGAGAATTTTTTTCTTGAGAATAATATAAGATTCAGTGAACAGATCAACTTAACCGGCAAAAGTGGATTAACCCACAAATTTGATTTTCTCATACCACGTTCCAAATCTCGGCCTGAAAGACTAATCTCAACAGTTAATAGTCCAACAATTGACAAGGCAAAAAGCTTGTTGTTTGCATGGGGTGACTCTAAGGACACTCGAAAAGAAGGCACCTTAATGTATACATTTCTGAATGATAGTACGAAAACAGTAAAGTCTGATATCATTTTAGCTTTCAAGGAGTACGATATTAAACCAGTACTATGGTCAAATCGCAATGACGTTATTGAGGAACTATCTGCTTAA
- a CDS encoding DUF6978 family protein, giving the protein MITQSEAEHLLNMLKIIKGRNSNNIVLPPLGQEQRLDVESKIYKDENFVININRKGKLKPTKCTYLTLYNKSTILLRLDIDGPAHMNPDGNVIPCPHIHIYREGFDDKWAFPLENEIKTDTSDLLSVLIDFLEYNNIENIPTAFSRTLF; this is encoded by the coding sequence TTGATTACGCAATCAGAAGCTGAACATCTATTAAATATGCTCAAGATAATTAAAGGACGTAATAGTAATAACATAGTTCTGCCCCCTCTAGGACAAGAACAGCGCCTAGACGTTGAATCTAAAATCTACAAAGATGAGAATTTTGTTATCAACATAAACAGAAAAGGGAAGTTAAAGCCGACAAAATGTACTTACTTAACGTTGTATAATAAATCAACGATATTATTACGCCTCGACATTGATGGGCCAGCCCATATGAACCCAGATGGCAATGTGATTCCTTGTCCACATATTCATATCTATAGAGAGGGTTTTGATGATAAGTGGGCATTTCCATTAGAAAATGAAATTAAAACAGATACAAGTGATTTACTAAGTGTCTTAATCGATTTTCTTGAGTATAATAATATTGAAAATATACCCACGGCTTTTTCAAGAACACTATTCTAA
- a CDS encoding helix-turn-helix domain-containing protein: MLDLGNRIKYLREKRAWTQKEFAAKTKLTIVQLSRYETNDRKPDPEALKRIADILETSTDYLLGRTNDPAPLPEVKDPLDDPDMDLFFYGWEKLTPERQEEVKAYVRAQLLMQEAEEREKKSKKK; this comes from the coding sequence ATGCTGGATCTGGGCAACCGAATAAAATACCTTCGTGAGAAACGGGCGTGGACTCAAAAAGAGTTTGCTGCCAAAACCAAACTTACGATCGTGCAGCTATCCAGGTATGAAACAAATGACAGGAAGCCAGATCCTGAAGCACTAAAGCGAATTGCAGACATATTAGAAACCTCTACAGATTATTTACTTGGACGTACTAACGACCCTGCTCCCTTACCCGAAGTTAAGGATCCTTTGGATGATCCAGATATGGACTTATTCTTCTATGGCTGGGAGAAACTCACACCTGAGAGGCAAGAAGAAGTCAAGGCATATGTGCGTGCTCAACTACTAATGCAAGAAGCCGAGGAAAGAGAAAAGAAAAGTAAGAAGAAATAA
- a CDS encoding helix-turn-helix domain-containing protein, with product MRKVNLRKIKQLRKEAKFSLDEMAQLLGYESPNGYYYLEIGRGKFSAEALAKVADKFGVPIDELFFIQDVTEMAN from the coding sequence ATGCGTAAGGTAAACCTTAGAAAGATAAAACAACTCCGTAAAGAGGCAAAATTCTCTCTTGATGAAATGGCTCAGTTACTTGGTTATGAGAGTCCTAATGGTTACTATTATCTAGAGATTGGTCGTGGGAAATTCTCCGCTGAGGCTTTAGCCAAGGTAGCAGATAAATTTGGGGTGCCTATAGACGAACTTTTTTTTATTCAGGATGTTACCGAAATGGCAAATTAA
- a CDS encoding helix-turn-helix domain-containing protein, which yields MIITSKEVSAELRKKRRAAGYSQEDMAGYLGVTQATISKYERGRIPDAATYKMWLWFCENPPIARFEINLDGRNNQHA from the coding sequence GTGATTATTACCTCGAAAGAAGTAAGCGCTGAGTTGCGGAAGAAACGCAGAGCCGCTGGGTATTCGCAGGAAGACATGGCAGGATATCTAGGCGTTACCCAGGCGACGATCAGCAAATATGAGCGAGGCCGCATACCTGATGCTGCTACATACAAAATGTGGCTTTGGTTCTGCGAGAACCCACCGATAGCAAGGTTCGAAATCAATCTGGACGGGAGGAATAATCAACATGCGTAA
- a CDS encoding AbrB/MazE/SpoVT family DNA-binding domain-containing protein: MKKATGMTRNLDSLGRIVIPKELRMNMDLDLHDPLEIFVNGDEIILRKYTPGCSLCGQVDSPITSVYPGKKICTTCIKIIAEKAAKLNRTAT; the protein is encoded by the coding sequence ATGAAGAAAGCGACAGGTATGACAAGAAACCTTGATAGTTTGGGTAGGATTGTGATCCCAAAGGAACTTCGAATGAACATGGATCTCGATTTACATGATCCATTGGAGATATTCGTAAATGGTGATGAAATCATTCTCCGAAAATACACTCCTGGCTGCTCACTTTGCGGCCAGGTAGATAGTCCCATCACCTCAGTGTACCCAGGTAAGAAGATCTGCACCACCTGCATTAAGATCATCGCGGAAAAAGCGGCAAAGCTCAACCGAACAGCAACTTGA
- a CDS encoding YqaJ viral recombinase family protein, whose translation MQALKLVSVKDMPREDWLEYRRKGIGGSDVAPICELSKYKSPMAVYLDKIGELPPLEDNDKMKAGRMLEPLIAKWFTEETGIRVMQQHSIFKHREHDFMLANIDRWVIGKNEGLEIKNTSEYNRDEWAGDKVPVEYMLQCNHYMAVTGAERWYVAVLIGGWDFQWRIIERDEELIRNLIEIEYNFWHNHVLAKQPPAYGHQDTGLLKDRFPESRPGANMELGEEHSELIRLVFDSKKALKRAEETHETAKNRMKAVMGEHETAWFQGEPVFTWKSNKKGVRSFKIVGGDE comes from the coding sequence ATGCAAGCTCTTAAACTGGTCAGTGTCAAAGACATGCCCAGGGAAGATTGGCTGGAGTACCGTAGGAAAGGCATTGGGGGCAGTGACGTGGCTCCGATCTGCGAGCTCTCGAAGTACAAATCGCCCATGGCTGTCTACTTGGATAAGATCGGCGAGCTGCCTCCGCTGGAGGATAACGACAAAATGAAAGCCGGTCGGATGCTCGAGCCGCTGATCGCCAAATGGTTCACCGAGGAGACCGGGATCCGCGTCATGCAACAGCATTCGATCTTCAAACACAGGGAGCACGACTTCATGCTGGCGAACATTGACCGCTGGGTGATTGGTAAGAACGAGGGCCTCGAGATCAAGAACACCTCTGAATACAACCGTGACGAATGGGCAGGCGACAAGGTACCGGTGGAGTACATGCTGCAGTGCAATCATTACATGGCTGTCACCGGTGCTGAACGCTGGTACGTTGCCGTTCTGATCGGCGGTTGGGACTTCCAGTGGCGCATTATCGAAAGGGATGAGGAGTTAATCCGGAACCTTATCGAAATCGAGTATAACTTCTGGCATAACCACGTATTAGCCAAGCAGCCGCCGGCATATGGACACCAGGATACAGGGCTCTTAAAGGATCGCTTTCCGGAATCTCGACCCGGGGCGAATATGGAGCTTGGCGAGGAACATTCGGAGCTCATTCGGCTGGTCTTTGACAGCAAGAAAGCACTTAAACGAGCCGAGGAAACACACGAGACAGCGAAGAACCGCATGAAGGCCGTTATGGGCGAGCATGAGACAGCTTGGTTCCAGGGCGAGCCGGTGTTCACGTGGAAGTCCAACAAGAAAGGTGTTCGAAGTTTCAAAATTGTTGGAGGTGATGAGTAA
- the recT gene encoding recombination protein RecT, with protein MAAPAKATDQKELGKALANKAAASNGQGKTIAQLFDEMKPAIAQAIPKHLTPERLLRIATTSIRTNPKLKVCTPESLLGAVMQCAQLGLEPSILGHAYLVPYRNKKKDAAGKDLGWVDEAQFQIGYKGYIELARRTGHVSSIVAQAVHEKDLFEYEYGIDEKLRHVPADGDRGPVTKYYAYAKFKDGGYSFMVMSKRDIELHRDKFSKAKTYGPWVDHFDEMAKKTVLKALMKYMPISVEFQKAVSMDETTKREVSDDMSEVIDVTDWSEAQVEEAGEERDPDTGFPTNSPPEDEVTFE; from the coding sequence ATGGCAGCACCTGCTAAAGCAACAGATCAAAAGGAACTCGGTAAGGCGCTGGCGAACAAGGCCGCAGCTAGTAACGGTCAAGGTAAAACCATAGCCCAGCTATTCGATGAAATGAAGCCTGCTATCGCTCAAGCGATTCCCAAACACCTCACACCTGAGCGATTACTGCGTATCGCAACAACCTCGATCCGAACCAACCCCAAGCTGAAAGTCTGCACTCCTGAGTCCCTTCTTGGCGCCGTAATGCAATGCGCCCAGCTTGGTCTGGAGCCCTCCATTTTAGGTCATGCATACCTGGTACCCTACCGTAACAAGAAGAAGGATGCGGCCGGCAAGGACTTGGGCTGGGTCGACGAGGCGCAGTTCCAGATCGGCTATAAAGGATATATCGAGCTCGCACGACGGACGGGGCATGTCTCCAGCATCGTGGCGCAGGCTGTACATGAAAAAGACCTGTTTGAATATGAGTACGGCATCGATGAGAAGCTCCGTCATGTGCCGGCCGATGGAGACCGTGGCCCTGTGACCAAGTATTATGCTTACGCCAAATTCAAGGATGGCGGCTATTCCTTCATGGTAATGAGCAAGCGAGACATCGAGCTGCATCGCGATAAATTCTCCAAAGCGAAGACTTACGGCCCCTGGGTGGATCATTTTGATGAGATGGCAAAGAAGACGGTGCTCAAAGCTTTGATGAAGTACATGCCGATCTCAGTCGAGTTCCAGAAGGCCGTTTCGATGGATGAGACGACCAAACGAGAGGTCTCCGACGACATGTCCGAGGTGATCGATGTCACCGATTGGAGCGAGGCTCAGGTAGAAGAGGCAGGTGAAGAGCGTGACCCTGACACAGGCTTTCCTACCAACAGTCCACCCGAAGATGAGGTTACGTTTGAATGA
- a CDS encoding replication protein — MANPQTENGYIRIANEIWDEVIRRDFSKRQKDIMHFIWRLSYGCRKKAAFIPKLVHFELCGVGKNHIKDELLYLESCKVLFWDREAKLFEVNKNYDEWQVSPVKGWDEFRFEELIALNLKESSQNGNVKVPETGTKKFPKQELSEDGENEKFPKEELPSSQNRNFSGEKVPKTGTATPDEPSPGAGSQPRKDIIKDNNKDSSSTTKVIQMNQVTGHGRHQDFSFGRIYSIYEKHFAVNGTVSEFEVQDLGFLFDDYGGEWVYEAMREAARYKVFTLAYLTKVLKGFRARGSTQKEEPLQVVGGQPIYQVAEDDPITQQLREVYQAYAANGSS; from the coding sequence ATGGCGAATCCACAGACAGAAAACGGATATATCCGCATAGCAAACGAGATCTGGGACGAAGTCATCCGGCGTGACTTCTCCAAACGGCAGAAAGACATCATGCACTTTATATGGCGGCTCTCATACGGCTGCCGCAAGAAAGCAGCATTCATCCCTAAACTGGTCCATTTTGAGCTTTGTGGCGTTGGTAAGAATCATATCAAAGATGAGCTCCTTTATCTCGAGTCATGCAAGGTGCTGTTTTGGGACCGGGAAGCCAAATTATTCGAAGTAAACAAGAACTACGACGAGTGGCAAGTCTCACCAGTTAAAGGGTGGGATGAGTTCCGATTCGAGGAATTAATCGCTCTGAACCTGAAAGAAAGTTCCCAAAATGGGAACGTAAAAGTTCCTGAAACAGGAACAAAAAAGTTCCCGAAACAGGAACTTTCCGAAGATGGCGAAAACGAAAAGTTCCCAAAAGAGGAACTACCGAGTTCCCAAAACAGGAACTTTTCCGGCGAAAAAGTTCCCAAAACAGGAACTGCGACACCCGATGAGCCCAGTCCTGGCGCGGGATCTCAGCCCCGTAAAGACATTATTAAAGACAATAATAAAGACAGTAGTAGTACTACTAAGGTAATACAAATGAACCAAGTTACAGGACATGGCCGCCACCAGGACTTTTCTTTCGGCCGAATCTACTCCATTTACGAAAAGCACTTTGCAGTGAATGGTACGGTCAGCGAGTTTGAAGTCCAGGACCTTGGATTCTTGTTTGATGACTATGGGGGAGAGTGGGTATACGAGGCAATGCGAGAGGCGGCGAGGTACAAGGTCTTCACGCTTGCTTATCTTACCAAGGTCTTAAAGGGATTCAGAGCCCGCGGCAGTACGCAAAAAGAGGAGCCGTTGCAGGTTGTCGGAGGACAGCCGATTTACCAAGTAGCCGAAGATGATCCCATAACTCAGCAATTACGTGAGGTGTATCAGGCGTATGCTGCAAACGGAAGCTCTTGA
- a CDS encoding replicative DNA helicase yields MLQTEALEMVILGSVFEDPSLAREVMATVTIDMFRQPWNRNLYRMMAWLEKNNHPVNYTNISTYFAKDMGKIGGVDYLLKVIGSVVSVSEIRENMKLLAELDARRKLSQLIEQTRALIDDPAAGRFDEILDTFEQKALEIRPKVSQENKSGDRIRMWFENLLLRKQNPSLAFGVLTGWDPLDRMTLGFQRSNLIVIGARTSMGKSAFANEIKVRASSMGNKVADFSLEMTIEQIYNRMASTMCGIPLQAIRIGNLTDFQIGLIADKLDEFAKIPIDDSRGVTTEYITSEMRRMKRQEGLDLVVVDYLQEINETAEQNDNGGSALHRVCQKLRAAAKDCDCAVIGLSQVKQDVDSRANKRPMVSDLSGSAAIAAVADDILLLYRDEYYNPETSDKGILEVNVAKQRNGPTGIVKLKYDKDTQKITV; encoded by the coding sequence ATGCTGCAAACGGAAGCTCTTGAAATGGTCATCCTTGGATCGGTCTTTGAGGATCCAAGTCTCGCCCGGGAAGTTATGGCCACGGTGACGATAGACATGTTCCGGCAGCCCTGGAACCGCAACTTGTACCGGATGATGGCCTGGCTGGAGAAGAACAACCACCCGGTGAATTACACGAACATTTCAACCTACTTCGCTAAGGACATGGGCAAGATCGGCGGGGTTGACTATCTGCTCAAGGTCATCGGGTCGGTCGTTTCCGTCAGCGAGATACGTGAAAACATGAAGCTGCTGGCCGAGCTCGATGCCCGCCGGAAGCTCTCTCAGCTGATTGAGCAAACCAGGGCACTCATCGACGACCCGGCCGCCGGCAGGTTCGACGAAATTCTGGATACCTTTGAGCAGAAGGCGCTTGAAATTCGGCCCAAGGTGAGCCAGGAAAACAAATCGGGGGACCGGATCCGGATGTGGTTTGAGAACCTGTTGCTCCGGAAGCAAAACCCGAGCCTGGCGTTCGGAGTTCTAACCGGCTGGGATCCGCTTGACCGTATGACCCTCGGATTTCAGCGGAGCAACCTGATTGTGATCGGAGCGAGAACGAGCATGGGAAAATCTGCTTTCGCAAACGAGATCAAGGTTCGGGCATCCTCCATGGGAAACAAGGTGGCAGATTTCAGTCTTGAAATGACGATCGAGCAAATCTATAACCGCATGGCCTCAACGATGTGCGGAATCCCCCTACAGGCTATACGGATCGGAAATCTGACAGACTTCCAGATTGGTCTGATTGCAGACAAGCTGGACGAGTTTGCTAAGATTCCAATCGACGACTCCAGAGGGGTGACAACGGAATACATCACCTCGGAGATGCGTCGGATGAAGCGGCAAGAAGGGCTTGACCTTGTGGTTGTCGATTACCTGCAGGAGATCAACGAGACAGCCGAGCAGAACGATAACGGTGGCTCTGCACTTCATAGGGTATGCCAGAAGCTAAGGGCGGCGGCCAAAGACTGCGACTGTGCAGTAATCGGACTCTCCCAGGTGAAACAGGATGTGGACAGCAGGGCAAACAAGCGGCCGATGGTTTCAGATCTATCTGGGAGCGCGGCGATCGCGGCTGTAGCAGATGACATTCTACTTTTGTACCGGGATGAGTATTACAACCCGGAAACCTCGGACAAAGGCATTCTCGAGGTAAACGTGGCGAAACAGCGGAACGGCCCAACGGGCATCGTGAAGTTGAAATATGATAAGGACACTCAAAAAATCACAGTGTGA